One window of the Planctomycetia bacterium genome contains the following:
- a CDS encoding DUF2029 domain-containing protein, with product MINKINNYLRSRLQPGFLAMIAGCIILVGVTLAAISFSTSHEGTSAVGIPWGADFAGFYVAAQLLSEGHVDRLYDRELHATYYHRLFPKIPADEVIPYVHPPFVASFFRSLVWLEYDYAALIWLIISLVLYLTGLRTMLLACPKLKSRDYWLVILLALSFEPFLFECWLGGQLSAIAFLSYALTFVFYQRNRPVLAGIALGICFYKPTMVILIIPLLLVARQWKVLLGMTITGSVLLIFSLMTTGWDANTGYVQVLLEFRQSTSSKEQLAIRIWKYVDFNHFYRLLLGATMYQRVAFVVTSVIISLVLLLPGWWNWKTHIEERRKLWAVTLFLIPVINLYVGVYDSILGVLAVIIVTEWILEQSQEPAGLLFRTSWAYWLLALAVAPWFSQYLAKSAGLQVYTLLLLLLAVHAWRIRKSLSS from the coding sequence ATGATAAACAAAATTAATAACTATCTACGCTCACGTCTTCAGCCTGGCTTTCTGGCAATGATTGCTGGGTGCATCATTCTCGTTGGAGTGACATTGGCTGCTATCAGCTTTTCCACTTCGCATGAAGGTACCTCGGCGGTGGGCATTCCCTGGGGCGCTGATTTCGCAGGGTTCTATGTTGCTGCACAGCTTCTGAGCGAAGGCCATGTAGACAGGCTCTATGATCGTGAGTTACATGCAACCTATTATCATCGCCTGTTTCCCAAGATACCAGCCGATGAAGTCATTCCGTATGTGCACCCTCCATTTGTTGCCTCATTTTTTCGAAGTTTGGTCTGGCTGGAATACGATTATGCCGCACTCATCTGGCTGATCATATCTCTTGTGCTTTACCTCACTGGTTTGAGAACCATGCTGCTGGCATGTCCAAAACTGAAAAGCAGAGACTACTGGCTTGTTATCCTTCTGGCCCTTTCGTTCGAGCCGTTCCTGTTTGAATGCTGGCTGGGAGGCCAGTTATCAGCCATTGCATTCTTGAGCTATGCACTAACATTTGTTTTCTATCAGCGCAATCGACCGGTACTTGCCGGAATTGCTCTTGGGATATGTTTCTACAAGCCAACGATGGTGATCCTGATCATTCCGTTGTTATTGGTTGCGCGTCAGTGGAAAGTCCTGCTGGGAATGACCATTACCGGTTCGGTGTTACTCATCTTCTCATTGATGACGACAGGTTGGGATGCAAATACAGGTTACGTTCAGGTGCTGCTGGAGTTCCGTCAATCGACATCCTCCAAAGAACAATTAGCTATCAGAATATGGAAGTATGTTGATTTCAATCACTTCTATCGACTGCTGCTTGGTGCAACAATGTATCAGCGCGTTGCATTCGTAGTGACATCAGTCATCATCTCGTTGGTTCTTTTGCTGCCCGGCTGGTGGAATTGGAAAACACATATTGAAGAGCGGCGCAAGTTATGGGCGGTTACTCTGTTTCTGATTCCCGTGATCAATCTGTATGTAGGCGTGTATGACTCAATTCTGGGAGTGCTGGCTGTCATCATTGTTACTGAATGGATTCTGGAACAAAGCCAGGAACCAGCAGGGTTGCTGTTCCGGACAAGCTGGGCCTATTGGCTGTTGGCACTGGCTGTGGCACCCTGGTTCAGTCAATATCTGGCAAAGTCAGCAGGTTTGCAGGTTTACACGTTGTTATTGTTACTTCTCGCAGTGCATGCATGGCGTATCAGAAAATCACTGTCTAGCTGA
- a CDS encoding agmatine deiminase family protein yields MSRRWPAEWEEHQGIWVAWPHHEADWPERFGPIPWVYADFLTKVARVEHLHIIAAKDLRPDMLKLFERTGLTPDQFSLHDFPTDRVWTRDYCPIWVQDNSLPLAVKWQFNAWAKYDNWQADEEAGTLIIDGDKEFPQHQNRRIVLEGGGIDGNGNGMLLTTRECLLSDVQCRNPGCSQSDYETIFRKHLGIHQTIWLNKGIAGDDTHGHVDDLARFVNRNTVVCVYESDAGDINHEATRENVEILRSIKSQEGKPLDVITLPMPAPIIFDNQRLPASYANFLIANKTVFVPVFNDPADRHALNTLAHCFPDREVVGIYCGDLVWGLGTLHCMTMQQPAVS; encoded by the coding sequence ATGAGCAGACGTTGGCCTGCAGAATGGGAAGAGCATCAGGGCATCTGGGTTGCCTGGCCTCATCATGAAGCAGATTGGCCTGAGAGATTCGGTCCGATTCCATGGGTTTATGCCGATTTTCTCACCAAGGTGGCCCGTGTCGAGCATCTTCACATCATCGCAGCGAAAGACTTGCGCCCTGACATGCTGAAATTGTTTGAACGAACTGGACTGACGCCCGATCAGTTCTCACTTCATGATTTTCCAACCGACCGTGTCTGGACTCGCGACTATTGTCCCATCTGGGTGCAGGACAACAGCCTGCCACTTGCGGTGAAATGGCAATTCAACGCTTGGGCCAAATATGACAACTGGCAAGCCGATGAAGAAGCTGGCACTTTGATCATTGATGGCGACAAGGAGTTTCCCCAACATCAGAACCGAAGAATAGTACTGGAAGGCGGCGGCATTGATGGCAATGGCAACGGCATGTTGCTGACGACCCGCGAGTGCCTGCTGAGTGACGTTCAATGCCGCAATCCAGGTTGCAGCCAGTCAGACTACGAAACCATCTTTCGCAAACACCTCGGAATCCATCAAACCATATGGCTCAATAAGGGCATCGCTGGCGACGATACGCATGGCCATGTGGATGACCTGGCACGTTTTGTGAACAGGAACACGGTCGTTTGCGTGTATGAGTCAGACGCGGGCGATATCAATCATGAAGCAACCAGGGAAAACGTCGAAATTCTTCGGTCCATTAAATCGCAAGAAGGCAAACCGCTGGACGTCATTACGCTGCCAATGCCTGCACCCATCATTTTCGATAACCAACGGCTTCCTGCCAGTTACGCCAACTTCCTGATCGCCAACAAAACGGTCTTTGTTCCTGTATTCAACGATCCCGCTGACCGACATGCATTGAACACGCTGGCGCACTGTTTTCCAGATCGTGAAGTGGTCGGAATTTACTGTGGCGATCTTGTCTGGGGATTGGGGACTCTACATTGCATGACGATGCAGCAACCTGCTGTCAGCTAG